Genomic window (Deltaproteobacteria bacterium):
GAAATTGACGCCAATGTGACGACGTCACAAGGTGGACACCCCTTTGTTTTCACCCAGGTTGATTTGACGTTCAAGATGAGCGGCCAAGTGGATGCGAGCATATTGCTAGAGGCGGTTAAGCTATCGCAGACCAAATATTGCGGTGTCAGCGCCATGCTTTCAAAGGCTGTGCCGATCAACTATTCAGTGATTCTCAATGGTGAAAACGTCGGCTCGGGCATGGCTCAATTTCAGAGCTAATGCCGCAATACGAACCTACGAAAGGTGAAGGTGGGTCATGTGCATCAGAGTAGAGTGTCCTAAGTGCCGGAAACCTACATATGCAGGATGCGGGATGCATATTGAGCAAGTTTTGCGCGATGTGCCGAAAGATGCTAGATGCAAATGCTCTAGTCAGTCGAAGGATACTGAA
Coding sequences:
- a CDS encoding OsmC family protein codes for the protein MHIQCSWKNGMLLSATNGTHSAAMDGKKPFGAETELSPKELVVAGLCGCTAMDVIGFMKKHKQQFQSFEIDANVTTSQGGHPFVFTQVDLTFKMSGQVDASILLEAVKLSQTKYCGVSAMLSKAVPINYSVILNGENVGSGMAQFQS